Proteins encoded within one genomic window of Hevea brasiliensis isolate MT/VB/25A 57/8 chromosome 8, ASM3005281v1, whole genome shotgun sequence:
- the LOC131169258 gene encoding nucleobase-ascorbate transporter 4-like isoform X1, which produces MEGIDTCIPNCPYCQYSPTLYYFSFSSSPSQCPNCQNNWFTSNYGIPSSSTYAYESPPPPPPLPPPPPPPPPPPPSPPPQQQQSLKPPPPPPTRPQQGRRPPRRPSRTRSQIDAGLAEQYRKRQAQAMPRLTEVDIPIGDNPDWRDPSLYLMGLQFSIVIVWTAMIIPSTLAAVMGGGNVEKAEAIQSSLFTAAINTFSQILLGSQLPVVMQISEAFIIPAISIAISTNNKFSATLTPRQMFKRSMRRIQGASIIGSFLQIIVGFSGLGEIFASKLTILSSIPLVTLIGLGLYDRGFPQLAKCIEIGLPAVAIVIFSTQFLPYIWKPKRPMLVRSVVITISIAIAWTFAEILTVAGAYNNASQEKQNNCRTDRSGLIPAAPWIKVPNPFQWGYPTFEVRDIFLTMAASFVATIESIGTFSTSSRLGGEFRAKPPKLNGPIATQTTKKDVDKKYSSRAKRKYRSALPISPDLLRYAIGLQGIGTLFDAVFGMGLGSTASVDHSGLVGLTRVGSLRIAFVSAIFLLLFSTLGKLTAILASVPLSIVASLHIVFFPYVVSAGLEDLYYCELDRFRSKFILGISLFMGLSMNKYFNNYDLFSGQVLPLSRSSWFKEIMQVIFSSASTTATILAFLFDLLTPKQKLKKERPMARKEEGKKEDMVEPLRPLKEDWKIYTASTRSSWSTLGIRRSRMNG; this is translated from the exons ATGGAAGGCATCGATACCTGCATCCCAAACTGCCCTTATTGCCAGTATAGTCCAACACTTTACtacttctctttctcttcttctccttctcaaTGCCCTAATTGCCAAAATAATTGGTTTACATCTAACTACGGCATCCCCAGCTCTTCTACTTACGCTTATGAatcgccacctccacctccacctctacctccacctccacctccaccgccTCCTCCACCTCCTTCTCCACCTCCACAACAACAACAATCATTGAAACCTCCGCCACCACCACCAACACGACCACAGCAAGGACGGCGACCACCGCGACGACCGTCCAGAACAAGAAGCCAGATAGATGCAGGTCTTGCAGAGCAATATCGAAAAAGACAGGCTCAGGCGATGCCCCGTCTAACTGAAGTTGACATTCCCATCGGAGATAATCCAGATTGGA GAGATCCATCACTTTATCTCATGGGATTGCAGTTTAGCATAGTGATCGTCTGGACTGCTATGATCATTCCCTCAACGCTTGCGGCGGTGATGGGTGGTGGCAAT GTTGAGAAAGCTGAGGCAATCCAAAGTTCGCTCTTTACAGCAGCGATAAACACGTTCTCGCAGATTTTGTTGGGTTCTCAACTTCCGGTGGTGATGCAAATATCCGAAGCTTTCATCATCCCAGCCATCTCCATTGCTATATCAACTAATAATAAATTTAGTGCGACACTCACTCCTCGTCAG ATGTTTAAAAGATCAATGAGACGTATACAAGGAGCAAGTATTATTGGGTCCTTCCTTCAAATCATCGTTGGTTTCTCTGGTCTAGGGGAGATTTTCGCAAG CAAGCTTACCATTCTCTCTTCTATTCCTCTTGTGACTCTTATTGGACTTGGGCTTTATGACCGTGGATTCCCGCAG TTGGCAAAATGTATTGAAATTGGACTCCCAGCAGTAGCTATTGTGATTTTCTCAACCCAG TTCCTTCCCTATATTTGGAAACCAAAAAGACCTATGCTTGTTCGATCAGTTGTGATCACGATCTCGATTGCAATTGCATGGACCTTTGCAGAAATTTTGACCGTGGCTGGTGCATATAATAATGCATCTCAAGAGAAACAAAATAATTGTCGCACTGATCGTTCAGGGCTCATTCCTGCTGCACCTTG GATCAAGGTACCAAATCCATTTCAATGGGGCTATCCTACTTTTGAAGTTAGAGATATCTTTTTAACGATGGCTGCTTCATTTGTTGCCACTATTGAG TCCATAGGAACATTTTCCACCTCGTCAAGATTAGGGGGAGAATTTCGTGCAAAACCCCCAAAACTCAATGGTCCAATTGCCACACAG ACTACTAAAAAAGATGTTGATAAAAAATATTCTTCGAGAGCAAAGAGAAAGTATAGGAGTGCACTACCTATTTCGCCTGATCTACTCCGTTATGCTATTGGCTTACAG GGAATTGGAACTTTATTTGATGCAGTTTTTGGCATGGGACTTGGTTCCACTGCTTCAGT TGACCATTCTGGATTAGTGGGATTAACAAGGGTTGGCAGCCTGAGGATCGCTTTCGTATCAGCAATTTTCTTGCTTCTCTTTTCCACACTAG GAAAACTCACAGCTATTCTCGCTTCTGTACCTTTGTCAATTGTGGCATCTCTGCATATCGTCTTCTTCCCTTATGTGG TTTCAGCAGGGCTTGAAGATCTCTATTACTGCGAATTGGATAGGTTCAGGTCAAAGTTCATTCTAGGCATTTCTCTCTTTATGGGTCTCTCTATGAATAAATACTTcaataattatgatttattttctggtcaagttcttcctctttctagaTCCTCCTGG tTCAAAGAAATAATGCAAGTAATTTTCTCATCCGCATCAACGACTGCAACTATATTAGCTTTCCTTTTTGATCTCCTAACTCCCAAACAGAAGCTGAAGAAAGAGAGGCCAATGGCGAGGAAGGAGGAGGGGAAGAAGGAGGACATGGTGGAGCCGTTGAGGCCGCTGAAGGAGGATTGGAAGATTTATACTGCTTCAACACGTTCAAGCTGGTCTACCTTAGGGATTCGTCGTTCTCGTATGAACGGATAG
- the LOC131169258 gene encoding nucleobase-ascorbate transporter 4-like isoform X3, producing MEGIDTCIPNCPYCQYSPTLYYFSFSSSPSQCPNCQNNWFTSNYGIPSSSTYAYESPPPPPPLPPPPPPPPPPPPSPPPQQQQSLKPPPPPPTRPQQGRRPPRRPSRTRSQIDAGLAEQYRKRQAQAMPRLTEVDIPIGDNPDWRDPSLYLMGLQFSIVIVWTAMIIPSTLAAVMGGGNVEKAEAIQSSLFTAAINTFSQILLGSQLPVVMQISEAFIIPAISIAISTNNKFSATLTPRQMFKRSMRRIQGASIIGSFLQIIVGFSGLGEIFASKLTILSSIPLVTLIGLGLYDRGFPQLAKCIEIGLPAVAIVIFSTQFLPYIWKPKRPMLVRSVVITISIAIAWTFAEILTVAGAYNNASQEKQNNCRTDRSGLIPAAPWIKVPNPFQWGYPTFEVRDIFLTMAASFVATIESIGTFSTSSRLGGEFRAKPPKLNGPIATQTTKKDVDKKYSSRAKRKYRSALPISPDLLRYAIGLQGIGTLFDAVFGMGLGSTASVDHSGLVGLTRVGSLRIAFVSAIFLLLFSTLGVVFPTKENSQLFSLLYLCQLWHLCISSSSLMWFQQGLKISITANWIGSGQSSF from the exons ATGGAAGGCATCGATACCTGCATCCCAAACTGCCCTTATTGCCAGTATAGTCCAACACTTTACtacttctctttctcttcttctccttctcaaTGCCCTAATTGCCAAAATAATTGGTTTACATCTAACTACGGCATCCCCAGCTCTTCTACTTACGCTTATGAatcgccacctccacctccacctctacctccacctccacctccaccgccTCCTCCACCTCCTTCTCCACCTCCACAACAACAACAATCATTGAAACCTCCGCCACCACCACCAACACGACCACAGCAAGGACGGCGACCACCGCGACGACCGTCCAGAACAAGAAGCCAGATAGATGCAGGTCTTGCAGAGCAATATCGAAAAAGACAGGCTCAGGCGATGCCCCGTCTAACTGAAGTTGACATTCCCATCGGAGATAATCCAGATTGGA GAGATCCATCACTTTATCTCATGGGATTGCAGTTTAGCATAGTGATCGTCTGGACTGCTATGATCATTCCCTCAACGCTTGCGGCGGTGATGGGTGGTGGCAAT GTTGAGAAAGCTGAGGCAATCCAAAGTTCGCTCTTTACAGCAGCGATAAACACGTTCTCGCAGATTTTGTTGGGTTCTCAACTTCCGGTGGTGATGCAAATATCCGAAGCTTTCATCATCCCAGCCATCTCCATTGCTATATCAACTAATAATAAATTTAGTGCGACACTCACTCCTCGTCAG ATGTTTAAAAGATCAATGAGACGTATACAAGGAGCAAGTATTATTGGGTCCTTCCTTCAAATCATCGTTGGTTTCTCTGGTCTAGGGGAGATTTTCGCAAG CAAGCTTACCATTCTCTCTTCTATTCCTCTTGTGACTCTTATTGGACTTGGGCTTTATGACCGTGGATTCCCGCAG TTGGCAAAATGTATTGAAATTGGACTCCCAGCAGTAGCTATTGTGATTTTCTCAACCCAG TTCCTTCCCTATATTTGGAAACCAAAAAGACCTATGCTTGTTCGATCAGTTGTGATCACGATCTCGATTGCAATTGCATGGACCTTTGCAGAAATTTTGACCGTGGCTGGTGCATATAATAATGCATCTCAAGAGAAACAAAATAATTGTCGCACTGATCGTTCAGGGCTCATTCCTGCTGCACCTTG GATCAAGGTACCAAATCCATTTCAATGGGGCTATCCTACTTTTGAAGTTAGAGATATCTTTTTAACGATGGCTGCTTCATTTGTTGCCACTATTGAG TCCATAGGAACATTTTCCACCTCGTCAAGATTAGGGGGAGAATTTCGTGCAAAACCCCCAAAACTCAATGGTCCAATTGCCACACAG ACTACTAAAAAAGATGTTGATAAAAAATATTCTTCGAGAGCAAAGAGAAAGTATAGGAGTGCACTACCTATTTCGCCTGATCTACTCCGTTATGCTATTGGCTTACAG GGAATTGGAACTTTATTTGATGCAGTTTTTGGCATGGGACTTGGTTCCACTGCTTCAGT TGACCATTCTGGATTAGTGGGATTAACAAGGGTTGGCAGCCTGAGGATCGCTTTCGTATCAGCAATTTTCTTGCTTCTCTTTTCCACACTAGGTGTAGTATTTCCCACCAAA GAAAACTCACAGCTATTCTCGCTTCTGTACCTTTGTCAATTGTGGCATCTCTGCATATCGTCTTCTTCCCTTATGTGG TTTCAGCAGGGCTTGAAGATCTCTATTACTGCGAATTGGATAGGTTCAGGTCAAAGTTCATTCTAG
- the LOC131169258 gene encoding nucleobase-ascorbate transporter 4-like isoform X2: protein MEGIDTCIPNCPYCQYSPTLYYFSFSSSPSQCPNCQNNWFTSNYGIPSSSTYAYESPPPPPPLPPPPPPPPPPPPSPPPQQQQSLKPPPPPPTRPQQGRRPPRRPSRTRSQIDAGLAEQYRKRQAQAMPRLTEVDIPIGDNPDWRDPSLYLMGLQFSIVIVWTAMIIPSTLAAVMGGGNVEKAEAIQSSLFTAAINTFSQILLGSQLPVVMQISEAFIIPAISIAISTNNKFSATLTPRQLAKCIEIGLPAVAIVIFSTQFLPYIWKPKRPMLVRSVVITISIAIAWTFAEILTVAGAYNNASQEKQNNCRTDRSGLIPAAPWIKVPNPFQWGYPTFEVRDIFLTMAASFVATIESIGTFSTSSRLGGEFRAKPPKLNGPIATQTTKKDVDKKYSSRAKRKYRSALPISPDLLRYAIGLQGIGTLFDAVFGMGLGSTASVDHSGLVGLTRVGSLRIAFVSAIFLLLFSTLGKLTAILASVPLSIVASLHIVFFPYVVSAGLEDLYYCELDRFRSKFILGISLFMGLSMNKYFNNYDLFSGQVLPLSRSSWFKEIMQVIFSSASTTATILAFLFDLLTPKQKLKKERPMARKEEGKKEDMVEPLRPLKEDWKIYTASTRSSWSTLGIRRSRMNG, encoded by the exons ATGGAAGGCATCGATACCTGCATCCCAAACTGCCCTTATTGCCAGTATAGTCCAACACTTTACtacttctctttctcttcttctccttctcaaTGCCCTAATTGCCAAAATAATTGGTTTACATCTAACTACGGCATCCCCAGCTCTTCTACTTACGCTTATGAatcgccacctccacctccacctctacctccacctccacctccaccgccTCCTCCACCTCCTTCTCCACCTCCACAACAACAACAATCATTGAAACCTCCGCCACCACCACCAACACGACCACAGCAAGGACGGCGACCACCGCGACGACCGTCCAGAACAAGAAGCCAGATAGATGCAGGTCTTGCAGAGCAATATCGAAAAAGACAGGCTCAGGCGATGCCCCGTCTAACTGAAGTTGACATTCCCATCGGAGATAATCCAGATTGGA GAGATCCATCACTTTATCTCATGGGATTGCAGTTTAGCATAGTGATCGTCTGGACTGCTATGATCATTCCCTCAACGCTTGCGGCGGTGATGGGTGGTGGCAAT GTTGAGAAAGCTGAGGCAATCCAAAGTTCGCTCTTTACAGCAGCGATAAACACGTTCTCGCAGATTTTGTTGGGTTCTCAACTTCCGGTGGTGATGCAAATATCCGAAGCTTTCATCATCCCAGCCATCTCCATTGCTATATCAACTAATAATAAATTTAGTGCGACACTCACTCCTCGTCAG TTGGCAAAATGTATTGAAATTGGACTCCCAGCAGTAGCTATTGTGATTTTCTCAACCCAG TTCCTTCCCTATATTTGGAAACCAAAAAGACCTATGCTTGTTCGATCAGTTGTGATCACGATCTCGATTGCAATTGCATGGACCTTTGCAGAAATTTTGACCGTGGCTGGTGCATATAATAATGCATCTCAAGAGAAACAAAATAATTGTCGCACTGATCGTTCAGGGCTCATTCCTGCTGCACCTTG GATCAAGGTACCAAATCCATTTCAATGGGGCTATCCTACTTTTGAAGTTAGAGATATCTTTTTAACGATGGCTGCTTCATTTGTTGCCACTATTGAG TCCATAGGAACATTTTCCACCTCGTCAAGATTAGGGGGAGAATTTCGTGCAAAACCCCCAAAACTCAATGGTCCAATTGCCACACAG ACTACTAAAAAAGATGTTGATAAAAAATATTCTTCGAGAGCAAAGAGAAAGTATAGGAGTGCACTACCTATTTCGCCTGATCTACTCCGTTATGCTATTGGCTTACAG GGAATTGGAACTTTATTTGATGCAGTTTTTGGCATGGGACTTGGTTCCACTGCTTCAGT TGACCATTCTGGATTAGTGGGATTAACAAGGGTTGGCAGCCTGAGGATCGCTTTCGTATCAGCAATTTTCTTGCTTCTCTTTTCCACACTAG GAAAACTCACAGCTATTCTCGCTTCTGTACCTTTGTCAATTGTGGCATCTCTGCATATCGTCTTCTTCCCTTATGTGG TTTCAGCAGGGCTTGAAGATCTCTATTACTGCGAATTGGATAGGTTCAGGTCAAAGTTCATTCTAGGCATTTCTCTCTTTATGGGTCTCTCTATGAATAAATACTTcaataattatgatttattttctggtcaagttcttcctctttctagaTCCTCCTGG tTCAAAGAAATAATGCAAGTAATTTTCTCATCCGCATCAACGACTGCAACTATATTAGCTTTCCTTTTTGATCTCCTAACTCCCAAACAGAAGCTGAAGAAAGAGAGGCCAATGGCGAGGAAGGAGGAGGGGAAGAAGGAGGACATGGTGGAGCCGTTGAGGCCGCTGAAGGAGGATTGGAAGATTTATACTGCTTCAACACGTTCAAGCTGGTCTACCTTAGGGATTCGTCGTTCTCGTATGAACGGATAG